A single region of the Eleginops maclovinus isolate JMC-PN-2008 ecotype Puerto Natales chromosome 4, JC_Emac_rtc_rv5, whole genome shotgun sequence genome encodes:
- the LOC134862773 gene encoding C-X-C chemokine receptor type 2-like produces the protein MDKVNRTSNFEELVWYFLPTVVLVPPLGLPVNAAVLRLLLGKPGICSTSEVFILNLAVFDMLFCFTVVVEYINFLCNTTLENSRFLSWRLSQAGGPMLLCVLSLDAYMAVCRPLIFLRLKDPRFRLSLCLLLSTLALASCGLAKVVVVSNIVTVVGILAVAMLTISTCNILILRSLRQSGPGRKELHPVKKQAFKTVLTALVMVEFHYLPSLTESLIKVLFPSLLPPYSILTSITFLILSMSSFVQPLSYLVRTKQLPKIGCNRRAAAEAKTTAS, from the coding sequence ATGGACAAAGTTAACAGAACCAGTAACTTCGAGGAGCTCGTCTGGTACTTCCTGCCCACAGTGGTCCTGGTGCCTCCTCTTGGGCTTCCGGTCAACGCTGCAGTCCTGCGCCTCCTGCTGGGCAAACCTGGCATCTGctccacctctgaggtcttcATCCTGAACCTAGCCGTGTTCGACATGCTGTTCTGCTTCACGGTCGTCGTCGAGTACATCAACTTCCTGTGCAATACAACACTGGAGAACTCCAGGTTCCTGTCCTGGAGGTTGAGTCAGGCCGGGGGTCCGATGCTGCTCTGCGTTCTTTCTTTGGACGCCTACATGGCCGTCTGCCGCCCACTGATCTTCCTCCGTCTCAAAGACCCCAGGTTTCGCCTGTCCCTGTGCCTGCTGCTGAGCACCTTAGCGCTCGCTTCCTGCGGTCTTGCAAAAGTAGTCGTTGTTTCCAATATCGTGACCGTAGTGGGGATCCTAGCCGTGGCCATGCTGACCATCTCCACCTGCAACATCCTGATCCTCAGGTCGCTGCGGCAGTCGGGTCCCGGCAGGAAGGAGCTGCACCCGGTGAAGAAGCAAGCGTTTAAGACGGTGCTCACGGCGTTGGTGATGGTGGAATTCCACTACCTGCCGTCGCTCACAGAGTCCCTGATCAAGGTGTTGTTTCCCAGTCTTCTACCGCCTTACTCCATCCTCACCAGTATCACCTTCTTAATTCTCTCGATGAGCAGCTTCGTTCAACCGCTGTCGTATCTCGTACGCACCAAACAGCTGCCGAAGATAGGATGCAACCGCAGGGCGGCGGCTGAGGCCAAGACTACAGCAAGTTAG